A genomic segment from Montipora foliosa isolate CH-2021 unplaced genomic scaffold, ASM3666993v2 scaffold_54, whole genome shotgun sequence encodes:
- the LOC137990067 gene encoding uncharacterized protein isoform X1, which translates to MDHLSFVFSVLLIVSITTTTFGSAIEAKNPSEEDTCATSNSPINITVLGNVKGEKGEKGDTGEKGEKGTLAPCNCTLQNDNKPSAHLEGRNIGSKTYEGAITIKEWSVSAPNSHLAGGMTYNDGKLTVPISGRYYIYLYIYYHNNGRVHLLVNNKIVTMTQPMKTTNSEGGLYAGGVFKVKAGDVIMAKSGSWPTPTSKVYMWTYHCYFGAFLI; encoded by the exons ATGGACCACCTCAGTTTTGTCTTCTCCGTGCTCTTAATCGTTTCGATTACAACTACCACCTTTGGATCGGCGATCGAGGCAAAGAATCCAAGTGAAGAG GACACCTGTGCTACTTCGAACTCTCCTATCAACATCACTGTGCTTGGAAACGTGAAG GGAGAAAAGGGCGAGAAAGGAGACACCGGAGAAAAAGGCGAAAAGGGAACATTGGCTCCCTGCAATTGCACATTACAG AATGACAACAAACCCTCAGCACATCTCGAGGGTAGAAACATAGGATCAAAAACCTATGAGGGCGCCATAA CGATCAAAGAGTGGTCTGTTAGCGCCCCCAACAGCCATCTTGCCGGCGGAATGACGTACAATGACGGAAAACTGACGGTGCCCATCTCTGGACGGTACTACATATATTTATACATCTATTATCACAACAATGGGAGAGTACACCTCCTTGTTAACAACAAAATTGTTACCATGACACAACCGATGAAAACAACAAACAGCGAGGGGGGCTTGTACGCTGGCGGAGTGTTTAAAGTGAAAGCTGGTGACGTCATCATGGCGAAGTCAGGCTCATGGCCAACTCCAACTAGTAAAGTATATATGTGGACCTATCACTGCTACTTCGGGGCATTTTTGATTTGA
- the LOC137990067 gene encoding uncharacterized protein isoform X2: MDHLSFVFSVLLIVSITTTTFGSAIEAKNPSEEDTCATSNSPINITVLGNVKGEKGDTGEKGEKGTLAPCNCTLQNDNKPSAHLEGRNIGSKTYEGAITIKEWSVSAPNSHLAGGMTYNDGKLTVPISGRYYIYLYIYYHNNGRVHLLVNNKIVTMTQPMKTTNSEGGLYAGGVFKVKAGDVIMAKSGSWPTPTSKVYMWTYHCYFGAFLI; encoded by the exons ATGGACCACCTCAGTTTTGTCTTCTCCGTGCTCTTAATCGTTTCGATTACAACTACCACCTTTGGATCGGCGATCGAGGCAAAGAATCCAAGTGAAGAG GACACCTGTGCTACTTCGAACTCTCCTATCAACATCACTGTGCTTGGAAACGTGAAG GGCGAGAAAGGAGACACCGGAGAAAAAGGCGAAAAGGGAACATTGGCTCCCTGCAATTGCACATTACAG AATGACAACAAACCCTCAGCACATCTCGAGGGTAGAAACATAGGATCAAAAACCTATGAGGGCGCCATAA CGATCAAAGAGTGGTCTGTTAGCGCCCCCAACAGCCATCTTGCCGGCGGAATGACGTACAATGACGGAAAACTGACGGTGCCCATCTCTGGACGGTACTACATATATTTATACATCTATTATCACAACAATGGGAGAGTACACCTCCTTGTTAACAACAAAATTGTTACCATGACACAACCGATGAAAACAACAAACAGCGAGGGGGGCTTGTACGCTGGCGGAGTGTTTAAAGTGAAAGCTGGTGACGTCATCATGGCGAAGTCAGGCTCATGGCCAACTCCAACTAGTAAAGTATATATGTGGACCTATCACTGCTACTTCGGGGCATTTTTGATTTGA
- the LOC137990067 gene encoding uncharacterized protein isoform X3, with protein sequence MKLLFVFFTLACANLHFCGATSASGNQDTCATSNSPINITVLGNVKGEKGEKGDTGEKGEKGTLAPCNCTLQNDNKPSAHLEGRNIGSKTYEGAITIKEWSVSAPNSHLAGGMTYNDGKLTVPISGRYYIYLYIYYHNNGRVHLLVNNKIVTMTQPMKTTNSEGGLYAGGVFKVKAGDVIMAKSGSWPTPTSKVYMWTYHCYFGAFLI encoded by the exons ATGAAGCTTCTCTTTGTCTTCTTTACCCTCGCTTGTGCCAACTTGCACTTTTGTGGAGCCACAAGTGCCTCTGGAAACCAA GACACCTGTGCTACTTCGAACTCTCCTATCAACATCACTGTGCTTGGAAACGTGAAG GGAGAAAAGGGCGAGAAAGGAGACACCGGAGAAAAAGGCGAAAAGGGAACATTGGCTCCCTGCAATTGCACATTACAG AATGACAACAAACCCTCAGCACATCTCGAGGGTAGAAACATAGGATCAAAAACCTATGAGGGCGCCATAA CGATCAAAGAGTGGTCTGTTAGCGCCCCCAACAGCCATCTTGCCGGCGGAATGACGTACAATGACGGAAAACTGACGGTGCCCATCTCTGGACGGTACTACATATATTTATACATCTATTATCACAACAATGGGAGAGTACACCTCCTTGTTAACAACAAAATTGTTACCATGACACAACCGATGAAAACAACAAACAGCGAGGGGGGCTTGTACGCTGGCGGAGTGTTTAAAGTGAAAGCTGGTGACGTCATCATGGCGAAGTCAGGCTCATGGCCAACTCCAACTAGTAAAGTATATATGTGGACCTATCACTGCTACTTCGGGGCATTTTTGATTTGA
- the LOC137990067 gene encoding uncharacterized protein isoform X4, whose protein sequence is MKLLFVFFTLACANLHFCGATSASGNQDTCATSNSPINITVLGNVKGEKGDTGEKGEKGTLAPCNCTLQNDNKPSAHLEGRNIGSKTYEGAITIKEWSVSAPNSHLAGGMTYNDGKLTVPISGRYYIYLYIYYHNNGRVHLLVNNKIVTMTQPMKTTNSEGGLYAGGVFKVKAGDVIMAKSGSWPTPTSKVYMWTYHCYFGAFLI, encoded by the exons ATGAAGCTTCTCTTTGTCTTCTTTACCCTCGCTTGTGCCAACTTGCACTTTTGTGGAGCCACAAGTGCCTCTGGAAACCAA GACACCTGTGCTACTTCGAACTCTCCTATCAACATCACTGTGCTTGGAAACGTGAAG GGCGAGAAAGGAGACACCGGAGAAAAAGGCGAAAAGGGAACATTGGCTCCCTGCAATTGCACATTACAG AATGACAACAAACCCTCAGCACATCTCGAGGGTAGAAACATAGGATCAAAAACCTATGAGGGCGCCATAA CGATCAAAGAGTGGTCTGTTAGCGCCCCCAACAGCCATCTTGCCGGCGGAATGACGTACAATGACGGAAAACTGACGGTGCCCATCTCTGGACGGTACTACATATATTTATACATCTATTATCACAACAATGGGAGAGTACACCTCCTTGTTAACAACAAAATTGTTACCATGACACAACCGATGAAAACAACAAACAGCGAGGGGGGCTTGTACGCTGGCGGAGTGTTTAAAGTGAAAGCTGGTGACGTCATCATGGCGAAGTCAGGCTCATGGCCAACTCCAACTAGTAAAGTATATATGTGGACCTATCACTGCTACTTCGGGGCATTTTTGATTTGA